The following are encoded in a window of Cryobacterium sp. CG_9.6 genomic DNA:
- a CDS encoding UDP-glucose/GDP-mannose dehydrogenase family protein, with amino-acid sequence MKISVIGCGYLGAVHASAMAELGHDVIGIDVDAAKIAMLAAGRPPFFEPGLPEVLTSAMASGRLRFSSDIADAAGARVHFVAVGTPQKPGSYAADLTYVDAAIESLLPHLNSGDLVVGKSTVPVGTATRLAGVVEESGRGASLAWNPEFLREGFAVQDTISPDRLVYGVPEGEAGTHATALLNEVYAAALSADTPLVVTDYATAELVKVAANAFLATKISFINAMAEIAEVTGADVTQLADAIGYDARIGRRFLNAGVGFGGGCLPKDIRAFTARAEELGRGESVAFLKEIDGINLRRRKRVIDLAVSALGGSAYNKKVAVLGLSFKPHSDDVRDSPALDVAVQLRGLGANVVATDPQAIENSRARHPQLTYSTDITETLTGADAVVLVTEWPEFKGIDPAWAKTLVRTATIIDGRNTLDAAAWRAAGWNYTSLGRP; translated from the coding sequence ATGAAGATATCGGTCATTGGCTGCGGCTACCTGGGCGCGGTTCACGCCTCCGCCATGGCGGAACTGGGTCACGACGTGATCGGAATCGACGTTGACGCGGCCAAGATCGCGATGCTCGCTGCGGGACGCCCGCCGTTCTTCGAGCCGGGTCTTCCCGAGGTGCTCACCTCGGCGATGGCTTCCGGTCGCTTGCGTTTCAGCTCCGACATCGCCGACGCGGCCGGCGCGCGGGTGCATTTTGTTGCGGTCGGAACTCCACAGAAGCCAGGTAGCTACGCTGCAGACCTCACCTATGTTGATGCCGCCATCGAGTCGCTTCTTCCGCACCTGAATTCCGGCGACCTTGTGGTGGGCAAGAGCACGGTTCCCGTGGGGACGGCCACTCGCCTCGCGGGCGTGGTGGAGGAATCCGGTCGCGGTGCAAGCCTTGCATGGAACCCCGAATTTCTGCGCGAGGGCTTTGCGGTTCAGGACACCATCAGCCCCGACCGCCTGGTGTACGGCGTTCCGGAAGGGGAGGCCGGCACGCACGCCACCGCACTGTTGAATGAAGTGTACGCGGCGGCTCTTTCGGCCGACACGCCACTGGTCGTCACCGACTATGCCACAGCCGAACTGGTGAAGGTGGCTGCGAACGCGTTCCTGGCCACCAAGATCAGTTTCATCAATGCCATGGCCGAAATTGCCGAGGTGACCGGTGCCGATGTCACCCAGCTGGCGGATGCGATTGGCTATGACGCCCGAATCGGCCGGCGCTTTCTGAATGCCGGCGTCGGTTTCGGTGGCGGTTGCCTGCCCAAGGACATTCGAGCCTTCACGGCGCGCGCCGAGGAGCTGGGGCGCGGCGAGTCCGTGGCCTTCCTGAAAGAGATTGATGGCATCAACCTGCGCCGCCGTAAGCGCGTGATTGACCTCGCGGTGTCTGCCCTCGGGGGTTCCGCCTACAACAAGAAGGTTGCGGTGCTGGGCCTGAGCTTCAAGCCGCACTCCGATGACGTGCGCGACTCACCGGCACTCGATGTGGCCGTGCAGTTGCGGGGCCTCGGCGCCAATGTGGTGGCCACAGACCCGCAGGCCATTGAGAATTCCCGTGCTCGGCATCCGCAACTGACGTACTCGACCGACATTACAGAGACCCTCACCGGGGCCGATGCCGTGGTACTCGTAACCGAGTGGCCCGAGTTCAAGGGCATTGACCCGGCATGGGCGAAGACCCTCGTGCGAACGGCCACGATCATCGATGGGCGCAACACGCTCGACGCGGCGGCGTGGCGCGCTGCGGGCTGGAACTACACCTCCCTCGGTCGCCCGTAG